A single window of Anopheles moucheti chromosome 2, idAnoMoucSN_F20_07, whole genome shotgun sequence DNA harbors:
- the LOC128310857 gene encoding uncharacterized protein LOC128310857: MAASNTADMSIDDGIPLDFLAEMHVAMDCLPVDEAEANRIIAEKLRKEQLERNAERVRQFNNAWNIQPIDCDETTSRRAVPHSSSSANGPIEKIPVRDPRIVARSTQSLLEGNANHRSPYVGIVPMPPAAEQQLDALIHERALARLRASNTYDNGDVVFLDEEQIEPHRTEHSRVPNQQPLASGQHSRGAGRTRSRGRRSRRHSRSASKSPSHRRRRKHARSRSRHRSPSYSRSRSSSCSSEHSHGTVDSRGRSSRKNNNMDTATMLQSVMAMTMQMFSQAGTFLNGQGGNPKALSNHVPYPAADSLPGTMMDDALRFAPSAFRNMFANQTAGAQATQPEENRANTGNDMSTIVVEDNDDRPNQPKYDVSTELFLEGKLSFTDFLSMKPSARSDQIAPVDPKVPKRINEAITILEQQDAKKQSARFLYIPPTFYGSDTSSKREHERSPLIWNNQNVLFPFTSHAKEAKLCQPFRNVNAKLKELTEKLGLDEGIVSQQLEKTMQRAATAVEQNSNNRSATDALSSSSRIQAITTVSPKPGSGKVRHLIDRIVQTDGYACMQCVARNNKTFITTSTQTIPPAMRKDSEVQTSGPPLSGPNVISLDGMNTTQIETIDAIVRFIRTRQLAGSIESVQHALRNDRATAAGMTPAIQHNAQRLLSQVKIDLQRSEPYAGTSQAHYGNMQLQQSSSHLPQFQYESPRDPRFRHPGSGITRTFRTTTTTMAEQIIPAGYESQPALSRKMKKKMKRW, encoded by the exons ATGGCTGCAAGCAATACGGCCGACATGAGTATTGACGATGGCATTCCGTTGGATTTTTTGGCCGAAATGCATGTGGCCATGGATTGTTTGCCGGTGGACGAAGCGGAAGCGAACCGTATCATAGCGGAAAAGCTACGGAAGGAACAACTGGAACGCAACGCGGAACGTGTGAGACAGTTTAACAATGCTTGGAACATTCAACCAATAGACTGCGATGAAACAACGTCGAGGCGTGCAGTGCCACACAGCAGTTCTAGCGCTAATGGACCGATAGAGAAGATTCCGGTGCGAGATCCACGAATCGTTGCTAGAAGCACGCAATCATTGCTTGAGGGCAATGCCAACCACCGTTCGCCGTATGTCGGGATCGTACCAATGCCACCAGCCGCAGAACAACAACTTGATGCATTAATTCACGAGAGAGCTTTGGCGCGATTGCGTGCATCGAACACGTATGATAATGGTGATGTGGTGTTTCTAGACGAGGAACAGATAGAACCTCACAGAACGGAACATTCCAGGGTACCGAATCAACAACCACTGGCTTCCGGGCAGCATTCGCGTGGTGCTGGAAGAACACGTTCGCGGGGCCGTCGATCACGGCGCCACTCACGTAGCGCGTCCAAGAGTCCATCGCATCGTCGGCGTAGAAAGCATGCACGTTCTAGGAGCCGACACCGGAGCCCATCCTACTCCCGATCACGATCCAGTTCCTGCAGCTCGGAACATTCCCACGGCACGGTGGATTCACGCGGAAGATCCTCTcgtaaaaacaataatatggATACAGCAACCATGCTGCAATCGGTGATGGCAATGACTATGCAGATGTTTAGCCAGGCTGGTACATTCCTCAATGGACAGGGTGGTAATCCCAAGGCATTGTCTAATCATGTTCCGTatcctgctgcggattcgctCCCGGGAACGATGATGGATGATGCACTGCGATTCGCACCTTCTGCCTTTCGTAACATGTTTGCAAATCAAACCGCGGGTGCACAAGCGACCCAGCCAGAGGAAAATCGGGCAAATACTGGCAACGATATGTCTACAATTGTCGTTGAGGACAATGATGATAGACCTAATCAGCCGAAGTACGATGTGTCGACAGAG TTATTCCTCGAAGGCAAACTCAGCTTCACTGATTTTCTGTCCATGAAGCCATCCGCCAGAAGTGATCAGATTGCTCCTGTCGATCCGAAAG TTCCTAAGCGAATCAACGAAGCCATAACCATACTGGAGCAGCAAGATGCGAAGAAGCAATCGGCACGCTTCCTATACATTCCGCCAACCTTTTACGGCAGCGATACCAGCAGCAAACGGGAACACGAACGTTCTCCACTGATTTGGAACAATCAGAACGTGTTGTTTCCATTTACGTCTCACGCAAAGGAGGCCAAATTGTGCCAACCGTTTCGAAATGTAAACGCAAAACTTAAGGAGCTAACAGAAAAGCTGGGGCTTGACGAGGGTATCGTTTCGCAGCAGCTTGAAAAGACAATGCAGAGAGCAGCTACTGCCGTCGAACAGAATTCCAACAATCGGTCCGCAACCGATGCATTGTCGTCATCTTCCCGGATTCAGGCCATCACAACAGTGTCGCCCAAACCCGGTAGTGGCAAAGTACGCCATCTGATTGATCGCATTGTGCAGACGGATGGGTACGCTTGTATGCAGTGTGTCGCACGGAACAACAAAACGTTCATTACCACATCCACACAAACAATTCCTCCCGCCATGCGCAAAGACTCAGAAGTACAAACCAGCGGTCCACCACTGTCCGGTCCGAACGTCATCTCGCTGGACGGTATGAATACGACCCAAATTGAAACGATCGATGCGATCGTGCGTTTCATCCGTACCCGGCAGCTCGCCGGTTCTATCGAAAGTGTACAGCATGCGCTACGCAACGATCGGGCCACTGCGGCCGGAATGACTCCGGCGATTCAGCACAATGCTCAGCGACTGCTGTCGCAGGTTAAGATAGATCTGCAGCGTTCGGAACCTTACGCAGGCACCAGTCAGGCACACTACGGGAACATGCAACTCCAGCAATCGTCATCGCATTTGCCGCAGTTTCAGTACGAATCGCCAAGAGATCCACGTTTTCGACACCCTGGCAGCGGTATAACGAGAACGTTCCGCACCACGACCACCACCATGGCTGAGCAGATTATTCCGGCAGGCTATGAAAGCCAACCGGCGTTGTCCagaaaaatgaagaagaaaatgaaacgttGGTGA